The Maridesulfovibrio salexigens DSM 2638 region CAAAGAGGACCGACTCGGCTCCGGGTATAGGGCCAAGATTTCTCCGCCACTGACGTACAAATTCATCAGTTGCGATAGGCCTTGTATCGGCATCAGTCAGGAAGACCTGCACTTTGAGCACATGACTACCGCTGGTCTTGCGCCTGCCGGAGCCGCCGATCTTGGCATAAACACCTTCAACCAATTGCTCCCCGCCATTTTCCTCAGCAACCTTTTCCGCTGCAAGCACTGCCTTATCCAATACTTTCTGGGTAACTTCCTTGGCGGTACCGTAGGGCAGGTCAATTGTGAGGTAGGCATAATCGGACTCAATCTTCGGGAACATGGTGAATCCCAACCTGCCACTTTTAATGTAGGCGAATGAAATGATCAAACATGCTGCACCAAGAGCAACGGTAAGATAACGCAGAGTAACCGCACGATCCAAAAACGGCCTGTAAACTTTATGTACGAAGCGAAGCAAACCGTGAGATATATTCTGCTGATAATGGAGAATAAACCCCATAATCTTACCCGGCTTACGCTCACTGCCATGCCCAAGGTGGGCGGGGAGAACAAAAAGGGACTCCACTAATGAGATGAAAAAGACACTGCAAACAACCATAGGAATGACCTTGAATATCTTACCCATCACTCCGGGTACAAAAAACATTGGCATGAAAGCGACAATGTTCGTCAAAACACTGAAGGTAACCGGCATGGCAATACGCTTGGCCCCTTCACAGGCTGCTTCTATCCAACTCATGCCCTGCTGCCGCATCGTATAGACATTTTCACCTACAACAATGGCATCATCCACAACAATACCAAGTGATATGATGAAAGCGAACATGGAAACCATGTTGATACTCACGCCTGCCGGGGAAAGAATGAGCATGCCGCCCAAAAAGGAAATGGGAATCCCCATGGAAACCCAGAAAGCGAGTCGCGGTTCAAGAAACAAAGCCAGAAAGATAAAGACCAGTCCAAGCCCCATGTAAGCGTTGCGCAGAAGCAGGTCCATGCGCTGGCGATAAATATCAGAACTGTCGTTACGCACAGCCACGTGCACACCGTCAGGAAGGCTTCTATTGAATGTTTCCAGCTGGGCATGCACTGCATCAGAAACACCGATGGGGGTCTGATCACCTATGCGATAAACCTCAACACGCACCGCAGGCTTTCCGTCAAAGGTGGTGATAATATCATCGTTCTGAAAATCCTCTTTGACCTCGGCAATATCTTCCAGCAAAACCTGAGTACCGTCATCTCCGGTAACAATGGGCACCCGCGCAAATTCACGGGCATAATCACGGCGTTCCTTGAAACGGACTAGGATTTCGCCGCCCTCGGTCTTAATACCGCCTCCGGGAAGTTCCACTGACGTCTTGGCAAGGGAATCCGCCACATCAGAAAGGGTCAAACCGTATGCCCGAAGCTTTTCCTGAGGAATTTCAATAGTAATCTGTAACCCGCTGACTTCAGCAAGCTCCACCTGAGTAATTCCCGGATCACCGATCAGTTCTTCACGAAGCTGTTCGGCAACCTTACGCAGGGAAAGAGCATCAGTATCCCCGTAAACCATAAGCGAAAGTACACCGCGTTGACGCGAAACAACGCTGATGACCGGGTCCTCAGCTTCTTCGGGGAAGGAGGTTATCCGGTCCACTTCACTTTTGATATCCTGACTGAGCTTTTGCAGGTCATAGCCTTCAATAGCTTCAGCAACAATTGAAGCACTGCCTTCCGCAGCGGTACTGGCAACTTCCTTGACCCCGTCAAGGCCGATAACGGCTTCTTCAACAGCCAGAACTATACCTTGCTCCACCTCTTCTGGGCTGGCTCCACTATAAGAAACCTGCACGGTAACAGTATCCATAGTGAATTCGGGAAAAATCTCCTGCTTGATATTGAAGCCCATAACCAAGCCACCGACCAGCAAAATAATCATCAGCAGGTTAGAGGCCACGGGATTCCCGGCCATCCATGCAAGAGGACCTTTGTTTTTATTTTGCTCAGCCATTGCTGTTCACCTTCTTTTTCATGGAACCGGAACCATTCTCACGCAGCTTCATGTTCTGGAGCGGTGCGGAAATATCAGTAACAACGAGCTTTTCACCGCCGGTCACTCCAGTATCGAGATAGACGTAATTCTGATCACGCCAGACCGGATCAACTGTTCTGATATCCAAAAGGCCGTCTTCGTTCATCACCCAGATGGTGTTGTTGTCACGAAAAGAAGCTCTCGGAATAGCAATTACTTTTTCCAGTACGCCGGAATCAATCTGTACATTCACGTAGCTGCCCAACAGCAGAGGACGAACTTCACCGCCCTTCAAATTTAAAGGATCTTTCACTGAAACAATGATCCGGGCCATGCGTCCCTTGGATTCGAGCGAAGGCAGAAGACGAAGAACCTCACCTTCCCGCTCTACGGCATTTTTGCCGCTGCCCATACGAACCCGGGCCTTTGAACCCTTGAATCCGTTTTCCGCCGAAGGGATATCAATGCTTCCCAGACGATCCACGGGAACAGATACAATTACCCAGAATTCATCAGTCCCCACCAGAGAGGCAATGGTTTCATTAAGGCTGAGATGCGCTCCAAGATCAGCACTTTTGCTGACAATCATACAGGAGAAAGGAGCTTTTACTCGGGTACGGGCAAGATCAATACGAGCCTGCTTAAGCTTAGCTTTGGCAGAAGCCAGATCAGCCTGAGCCTTTTGCAGATGGGGTTTACGGAGAGCCAACTCAGCTTCCTGCATGGTTCCGCCGGAAGATTTCTTAAGCAGTTTCCATTCACGTCCGGCTACACGCTGCTGTCCGCTTTCAAGCTTAAGATTGTATTCGGCCTCAGTAACTACAGCTTCCTGCTGCTTGACCGCCAGTTCGTAATCGAGAGGATCTATGCGCAGAACTTCCGCACCTTTCTCAAAATATCCACCGGGAATAAAAGCATCACTGACAGATATAACTTTACCGGAGACCTGCGGTTCGAGATTGATTTCCCTAGCGGCTTCAACAGTTCCCATAACCGGGGTCGAAACCTTGAAATCGTTAACTTCAAGAACACTGACGTTAACCAGAGGTGCGGAGACCACCGGGGCTTTTTTCTTAGCCACGGGTTTAGTGGCGAGAAGAGCCTTGGCTCCGATCACGGCCACGACCACAATCAGTAAAGGGAGAATTCCTTTAAGGCCAATCTGTTTGACGTAGTATAAAATTTTCTTAGCCATATCTAAATTCCCTCCTGCGCAGGAACGGATTGTTCTTCAGGTTTATCAGCGGCAGCAACTTCAGCTGTGTCATCAGCTTCAGGTTTAAGCTCTGCCCCGTCTTCAAGTTCATTTGTCCAAGTCCCGCCCAGCGCACGATACAGACCCACGCGATAACTGAGCAGATCAGCCTCATCCTGAGCAATGTTAATTTCAAGGTCATGAACGCTGACCAAGGCACTAAGTACCGGCAGGTAATCCTCCAGCCCCTGCAAATAGCGCGAACCGGCTTCTTGGAGATTGAGTTTTGCTGCTTCAAGCTGATTCTTACGGGCTGAAATGTATTCATGCTGCCACTT contains the following coding sequences:
- a CDS encoding efflux RND transporter permease subunit; protein product: MAEQNKNKGPLAWMAGNPVASNLLMIILLVGGLVMGFNIKQEIFPEFTMDTVTVQVSYSGASPEEVEQGIVLAVEEAVIGLDGVKEVASTAAEGSASIVAEAIEGYDLQKLSQDIKSEVDRITSFPEEAEDPVISVVSRQRGVLSLMVYGDTDALSLRKVAEQLREELIGDPGITQVELAEVSGLQITIEIPQEKLRAYGLTLSDVADSLAKTSVELPGGGIKTEGGEILVRFKERRDYAREFARVPIVTGDDGTQVLLEDIAEVKEDFQNDDIITTFDGKPAVRVEVYRIGDQTPIGVSDAVHAQLETFNRSLPDGVHVAVRNDSSDIYRQRMDLLLRNAYMGLGLVFIFLALFLEPRLAFWVSMGIPISFLGGMLILSPAGVSINMVSMFAFIISLGIVVDDAIVVGENVYTMRQQGMSWIEAACEGAKRIAMPVTFSVLTNIVAFMPMFFVPGVMGKIFKVIPMVVCSVFFISLVESLFVLPAHLGHGSERKPGKIMGFILHYQQNISHGLLRFVHKVYRPFLDRAVTLRYLTVALGAACLIISFAYIKSGRLGFTMFPKIESDYAYLTIDLPYGTAKEVTQKVLDKAVLAAEKVAEENGGEQLVEGVYAKIGGSGRRKTSGSHVLKVQVFLTDADTRPIATDEFVRQWRRNLGPIPGAESVLFESDRGGPGSGSSLEIELSHSDIEVLKKASSDLAQALSVYPKVKDIDSGFSPGKRQLDFELLPAGRSLGLTSRDVANQIRASYYGAEVLRQQRGRNEIKVMVRLPEKERASKYDFEELMIRTPDGTDVPLREVVKIKDGRAYTSIDRRNGRRVISVEADVNPRKETSQILADVVANVIPQLKADYPGLGYSLEGKQADMQESTESLISGLLMAMMVIYALLAIPFRSYFQPLIVMLCIPFGIVGAVIGHALLGYSLSLMSLFGIVALSGVVVNDSLVFIDYVNIQRRKGHCAYDAVLEAGTARFRPILLTTLTTFGGLAPMILETSRQAKFLIPMAVSLGFGILFATGITLLLVPAFYLIFEDIRLLLRRVFRLSDENLYADGITEHVPVTKCEHKPEDY
- a CDS encoding efflux RND transporter periplasmic adaptor subunit, producing the protein MAKKILYYVKQIGLKGILPLLIVVVAVIGAKALLATKPVAKKKAPVVSAPLVNVSVLEVNDFKVSTPVMGTVEAAREINLEPQVSGKVISVSDAFIPGGYFEKGAEVLRIDPLDYELAVKQQEAVVTEAEYNLKLESGQQRVAGREWKLLKKSSGGTMQEAELALRKPHLQKAQADLASAKAKLKQARIDLARTRVKAPFSCMIVSKSADLGAHLSLNETIASLVGTDEFWVIVSVPVDRLGSIDIPSAENGFKGSKARVRMGSGKNAVEREGEVLRLLPSLESKGRMARIIVSVKDPLNLKGGEVRPLLLGSYVNVQIDSGVLEKVIAIPRASFRDNNTIWVMNEDGLLDIRTVDPVWRDQNYVYLDTGVTGGEKLVVTDISAPLQNMKLRENGSGSMKKKVNSNG